A single region of the Neotabrizicola shimadae genome encodes:
- a CDS encoding DUF3772 domain-containing protein: MIRGLARAIAVAVLAAGLFGVPALAQDTAPKPEQRDDIPPPLVPPQAEGPSNVADGAAGQTVVEPPLKGDGAKGPDLDAWNAMATRAEQALSNPETTDVSLNLLRAQLTDWREALLSAQSANGDRIATVRDQIAALGPVPGEGETEAPEIAKRRTELNDQLSRLQAPGIAAVEAYRRADGLIREIDRTLRERQTSKLMQIWPAPFNPANWSSGFNAVRETASTVVAESTALIRKPETRAQALDSLPAILITLVFGLFFLLRGRRIMERWTLRLQQKSGGFRRLVAFLLSLGQILLPAIGILLLLVSVRTTGVLGVLGETILTQIAGVAIMVYAAAWLGSWVFPKIPLANRSVRMSEAQRTQGRRLTLALGIVLGFSNLVEESLNEVATSEAAMAVLQFPAILAAGFLLYRMGRLLHRQFSKSTGSEDSGNAFDGVLAVLSRGISILGIVAPLLGGFGYVAAAGALVFPAIQTLALVALLVLLQRVAVEIYAVLIGDDEGAQEALVPVLMGFALVLVSLPVFALVWGARVSDITELWNRFQEGFQIGQTKVSPADFVYFVVIFAFGYTITRLLQGALRSTVLPRTALDPGGQTAVISGVGYIGIFVSALIAIDTAGIDLSGLAIVAGALSVGIGFGLQTIVGNFVSGIILLVERPVSEGDWIEVGGVQGTVKSISVRSTRIQTFDRSDVIVPNQDLIAQRVTNWTRFSLSGRLIVPVGVAYGSDTRKVERVLREIAEAQPLALLNPPPMVVFMGFTNDALTFEIRVILRDVNFSLSVRNEINHQIVERFAQEGITIPFAQRDITLVNAAEVGAVLRDGMQVAAAVGLRAVRDEPVPAPLQIAERELDSVLDPESDVDADNAPEGKER, from the coding sequence CTTGGCTGCGGGGCTGTTTGGCGTTCCGGCACTTGCGCAGGATACGGCGCCAAAGCCTGAGCAACGCGACGACATCCCGCCGCCGCTGGTTCCGCCGCAGGCGGAGGGGCCGTCGAACGTGGCCGACGGCGCCGCCGGTCAGACCGTGGTCGAGCCACCTCTGAAGGGCGACGGGGCCAAGGGGCCGGACCTTGATGCCTGGAATGCCATGGCGACTCGGGCGGAGCAGGCTCTGTCCAATCCCGAGACCACGGATGTTTCGCTGAACCTTCTGCGCGCCCAGTTGACCGATTGGCGAGAGGCTCTGCTGTCGGCGCAAAGCGCGAATGGCGACCGCATCGCTACGGTGCGCGACCAGATCGCTGCCCTTGGCCCGGTTCCGGGCGAGGGCGAGACCGAGGCGCCCGAGATCGCAAAGCGCCGGACCGAGTTGAACGATCAGCTCAGCCGTCTGCAGGCTCCAGGTATAGCCGCCGTGGAAGCCTATCGCCGCGCCGATGGCCTGATCCGCGAGATCGACCGGACGCTGCGTGAGCGCCAGACCAGCAAGCTGATGCAGATCTGGCCGGCGCCGTTCAATCCGGCGAACTGGTCGTCAGGGTTCAACGCTGTCAGGGAAACGGCATCGACCGTCGTGGCCGAGTCGACGGCCCTGATCCGCAAGCCGGAAACGCGCGCTCAGGCTCTGGACAGCCTGCCCGCGATCCTGATCACCCTTGTCTTCGGCCTGTTCTTTCTGTTGCGCGGCAGGCGCATAATGGAACGCTGGACACTCCGGCTTCAGCAGAAGTCTGGGGGATTCCGGCGGCTGGTGGCCTTTCTACTGTCGCTCGGGCAAATCCTTCTCCCGGCCATCGGCATCCTCCTGCTTCTGGTCTCGGTGCGGACCACGGGAGTTCTGGGCGTCCTGGGCGAGACAATCCTGACCCAGATCGCCGGTGTCGCGATCATGGTCTATGCCGCTGCCTGGCTGGGGAGCTGGGTTTTCCCCAAGATCCCGCTTGCGAACCGAAGTGTCCGGATGTCCGAGGCTCAACGGACTCAGGGCCGCAGGCTGACGTTGGCGCTTGGCATAGTGCTGGGGTTCAGCAACCTAGTCGAGGAGTCGCTGAACGAGGTGGCCACCTCGGAAGCGGCAATGGCCGTGCTGCAGTTCCCGGCCATCCTTGCGGCCGGGTTCCTTCTGTATCGCATGGGGCGCCTGCTGCATCGCCAGTTCAGCAAATCCACCGGGTCGGAGGACTCCGGTAACGCTTTTGATGGCGTGCTTGCAGTGCTGTCACGCGGCATCTCGATCCTTGGGATCGTCGCGCCCCTGCTTGGCGGGTTCGGCTATGTCGCTGCTGCGGGCGCACTGGTCTTTCCGGCAATTCAGACCCTCGCACTAGTGGCGCTTCTCGTGCTGTTGCAGCGGGTTGCGGTGGAAATCTATGCCGTCCTGATCGGGGACGACGAGGGTGCGCAAGAAGCCTTGGTGCCCGTCCTGATGGGCTTTGCCCTCGTTCTTGTCTCGCTTCCGGTCTTTGCACTTGTGTGGGGTGCACGCGTATCCGACATCACTGAACTCTGGAACCGTTTCCAGGAAGGGTTCCAGATCGGGCAGACCAAGGTCTCGCCGGCGGACTTCGTCTATTTCGTCGTGATCTTTGCCTTCGGCTACACGATCACCCGACTTTTGCAGGGCGCGCTTCGCAGCACCGTGCTGCCGCGCACCGCGCTGGACCCTGGGGGCCAGACCGCCGTCATTTCCGGCGTGGGCTACATCGGCATCTTCGTTTCCGCGCTGATCGCCATCGACACCGCAGGGATCGACCTTTCAGGCCTGGCCATCGTAGCAGGCGCGCTGTCCGTCGGCATCGGTTTCGGCCTGCAGACGATTGTGGGCAACTTCGTTTCGGGCATCATCCTGCTGGTCGAACGGCCGGTGTCCGAAGGAGACTGGATCGAGGTCGGCGGCGTTCAGGGCACCGTGAAATCCATCTCGGTGCGGTCGACCCGCATCCAGACCTTTGACCGAAGCGACGTGATCGTGCCCAACCAGGACCTGATCGCGCAACGCGTGACGAACTGGACCCGGTTCAGCCTGTCCGGGCGGTTGATCGTTCCGGTGGGCGTTGCCTACGGAAGTGATACGCGCAAGGTCGAGCGTGTGCTCCGTGAAATCGCCGAGGCGCAACCGCTTGCCCTGCTGAACCCGCCTCCGATGGTGGTGTTCATGGGGTTTACAAACGATGCCCTGACTTTCGAAATCCGTGTGATCCTTCGTGATGTGAACTTCTCGCTTTCGGTGCGAAACGAGATCAATCACCAGATCGTGGAACGCTTTGCCCAAGAGGGCATCACGATTCCCTTCGCGCAGCGCGACATTACCCTGGTCAATGCTGCAGAGGTGGGGGCTGTCCTGCGCGACGGGATGCAGGTTGCGGCTGCCGTCGGCCTAAGGGCAGTGCGAGATGAGCCCGTGCCCGCGCCATTGCAGATCGCCGAGCGCGAGCTGGATTCGGTGTTGGATCCGGAGTCCGATGTCGATGCGGATAATGCCCCGGAAGGAAAGGAACGCTGA
- a CDS encoding urease subunit beta: MIPGQIFPAEGEIELNAGAPVTVLMVANTGDRPVQVGSHYHFAETNPGLSFDRESAKGLRLDIAAGTAVRFEPGQVREVRLVPLAGARRVFGFNGAVMGDV, from the coding sequence ATGATCCCAGGACAAATCTTCCCTGCCGAAGGCGAAATCGAGTTGAACGCCGGGGCGCCGGTGACGGTGCTGATGGTCGCTAACACCGGCGATCGTCCGGTGCAGGTGGGCAGCCACTATCATTTTGCCGAAACCAACCCGGGACTGAGTTTCGACCGCGAGTCCGCGAAAGGCTTGCGGCTGGACATCGCCGCCGGCACTGCGGTTCGGTTCGAACCGGGACAGGTGCGCGAGGTGCGGCTTGTCCCATTGGCCGGAGCACGGCGTGTTTTTGGCTTTAATGGCGCCGTGATGGGCGACGTGTAG
- a CDS encoding c-type cytochrome, with protein MRRTTVLLLSAWGAVGVAGVALADASLERGEYLVQGPMGCGNCHTPISPQGFVMDQDLTGRVVEDSPAFRAVAPNITPAGRIAGWSDAELVKAIREGLRPDGSLIGPPMPIGQYRGLSDEDVASVVMYLRSIPATPTAGDLPASEYHIPLPPAYGPPVESVSAPPRGATAEYGAYLAGPVAHCLECHTPMGPQGIDVSRLGAGGFEFHGPWGTSVAANITPSEDGIAAYSDDELAAMITMGKRPDGSPMMPPMPYPYLAKMTPEDLQAVILYLRSMPPQPDPKG; from the coding sequence ATGAGAAGGACAACCGTCCTGCTCCTGTCGGCGTGGGGTGCCGTCGGGGTGGCAGGTGTTGCTCTGGCCGATGCCAGCCTCGAGCGGGGCGAATACCTGGTTCAAGGCCCCATGGGATGTGGAAATTGCCACACGCCCATCAGCCCGCAGGGCTTCGTCATGGATCAGGATCTGACCGGCCGCGTGGTCGAGGACAGCCCGGCCTTCCGCGCCGTGGCGCCAAACATCACGCCCGCAGGCCGCATCGCCGGGTGGAGCGATGCCGAACTGGTCAAGGCGATCCGCGAGGGCCTGCGCCCGGACGGCAGCCTGATCGGCCCGCCGATGCCCATCGGCCAGTACCGAGGTCTGTCCGACGAGGATGTTGCCTCGGTCGTCATGTACCTGCGCAGCATTCCGGCCACGCCAACCGCAGGAGACCTGCCCGCCAGCGAGTACCATATCCCCCTGCCCCCGGCCTATGGCCCGCCGGTGGAAAGCGTCAGCGCCCCGCCGCGCGGCGCCACTGCCGAATACGGCGCCTACCTCGCAGGGCCGGTCGCCCATTGCCTGGAGTGCCACACGCCGATGGGTCCACAGGGCATCGACGTCAGCCGCCTTGGTGCCGGCGGGTTCGAGTTCCACGGACCTTGGGGCACTTCGGTCGCGGCCAACATCACGCCAAGCGAGGATGGCATCGCGGCCTACAGCGACGACGAACTGGCCGCGATGATCACCATGGGCAAACGGCCCGACGGCAGCCCGATGATGCCGCCGATGCCCTACCCCTATCTGGCGAAGATGACGCCCGAGGACTTGCAGGCCGTCATCCTGTACTTGCGCAGCATGCCGCCTCAACCCGATCCCAAGGGCTGA
- a CDS encoding alanyl-tRNA editing protein: MPSELLFREDAYLREAQGKVLGHTDEGGILLDRCLFYATAGGQPGDSGWLSWGDIRLPVATAVKAEGGLVALVPAEPAELPPPGTEVLQVLDWERRHAHMRVHTALHLLSVVIPLPVTGGQIGAGRGRLDFDMPEPPDDVLALEARVNALVDLDLPVTDTWISDEELAANPGLVKTMSVMPPTGQGKVRLVRIGTPDKQVDLQPCGGTHVARTGEIGRVEIGKIEKKGRINRRVTLTLI, translated from the coding sequence ATGCCGTCCGAGCTTCTCTTCCGCGAGGACGCCTACCTGCGCGAGGCTCAGGGAAAGGTCCTGGGACATACTGACGAAGGTGGTATTCTTCTGGACCGTTGCCTTTTCTACGCCACGGCGGGTGGGCAACCGGGCGATTCCGGCTGGCTGAGCTGGGGCGATATTCGTTTGCCGGTGGCCACGGCTGTCAAGGCCGAGGGCGGCCTGGTCGCGCTGGTCCCCGCCGAACCGGCGGAACTGCCCCCGCCTGGAACCGAGGTCCTTCAGGTGCTGGACTGGGAAAGGCGCCATGCCCACATGCGGGTTCATACAGCGTTGCATTTGCTGTCGGTCGTAATCCCTCTTCCGGTGACGGGCGGGCAGATCGGCGCCGGGCGGGGCCGATTGGATTTCGACATGCCCGAGCCTCCCGATGACGTCCTGGCGCTGGAGGCGCGGGTTAACGCGCTTGTGGACCTGGACCTTCCAGTGACCGACACCTGGATCAGCGATGAGGAATTGGCCGCGAATCCCGGACTGGTCAAGACCATGTCGGTGATGCCACCCACCGGACAGGGAAAGGTGCGGCTGGTCCGCATTGGAACACCCGACAAGCAGGTGGACTTGCAGCCCTGCGGCGGAACTCATGTTGCCCGGACCGGCGAGATAGGCCGTGTCGAGATTGGCAAGATCGAGAAGAAAGGCCGCATCAACCGCAGGGTCACGCTGACGCTGATCTGA
- a CDS encoding antifreeze protein — translation MTQPPRSMLTMPLDVFRLWMQSGLMLAEAQAVIAMRLWGMAGLWNTAPGEMTRMVSEKGEAAVASARAAGRAVAQGKPATDVALAALKPVRARTKSNARRLTRRGPSGPAA, via the coding sequence GTGACCCAGCCCCCACGAAGCATGCTGACCATGCCGCTGGACGTGTTCCGCTTGTGGATGCAGTCGGGCCTGATGCTGGCCGAAGCGCAGGCGGTGATCGCGATGCGCCTGTGGGGAATGGCTGGGCTGTGGAACACCGCGCCGGGCGAGATGACCCGGATGGTGTCCGAGAAGGGAGAGGCAGCAGTGGCCTCGGCCCGGGCGGCAGGGCGCGCAGTGGCGCAGGGAAAGCCCGCCACAGATGTTGCGCTTGCCGCGCTGAAGCCGGTGCGGGCACGCACCAAATCCAACGCGCGGCGCCTGACCCGGCGCGGACCGTCCGGTCCTGCGGCATGA
- a CDS encoding urease accessory protein UreD, with protein sequence MNAHVDPFIRPAGRHQRAEGEANVSLRARPDGVIGLGRLRQQGSAKAISLLSGRTGEIVFLNTAGGLTSGDRLSYALQAAPGLSATATTQTAERAYRAPSGPAQMVVSHRVGQGARLDWLPQETILFDGASLERRTEIALEGDAACLMLEAVVMGRAAMGETLARVHLSDRRYILRDGAPVLVEPLRLETAALTAGPAVLDSARAFATLAFVAAGAEDALAPVRRVLDEPGTSGAASGWDGRLVVRLLAVDGWPLRRQILRLLAVLRPGPLPRVWQM encoded by the coding sequence ATGAACGCGCATGTCGATCCCTTCATCCGCCCGGCAGGCCGCCATCAGCGGGCCGAAGGCGAGGCGAACGTCTCGTTGCGAGCGCGGCCGGACGGGGTGATCGGTTTGGGTCGGTTGCGCCAGCAGGGGTCTGCAAAGGCGATATCTCTCTTGTCGGGCCGGACGGGCGAGATCGTATTCCTCAACACCGCGGGTGGTCTGACCTCGGGCGACCGACTGAGCTATGCGCTGCAAGCGGCGCCGGGTCTTTCGGCAACGGCCACCACCCAGACGGCCGAGCGCGCCTATCGCGCCCCTTCCGGTCCGGCGCAAATGGTTGTCTCGCACCGGGTGGGGCAGGGCGCGCGACTGGACTGGCTACCGCAGGAAACCATCCTGTTTGACGGTGCCTCGCTGGAACGCCGAACCGAGATTGCCCTTGAGGGAGATGCCGCTTGCCTGATGCTGGAAGCGGTGGTCATGGGACGAGCCGCCATGGGGGAAACCTTGGCACGTGTTCACCTGAGCGACCGGCGGTACATCCTGCGCGACGGTGCGCCAGTTCTGGTCGAGCCACTGCGACTGGAGACCGCGGCGCTGACAGCCGGCCCGGCGGTGCTGGACAGCGCCCGCGCCTTCGCCACGCTGGCGTTTGTGGCCGCAGGCGCCGAAGACGCACTGGCGCCGGTACGGCGTGTTCTCGACGAACCCGGCACGAGTGGTGCGGCCTCGGGCTGGGACGGGCGGCTGGTCGTCCGGCTCCTAGCCGTGGACGGCTGGCCGCTGCGCCGTCAGATCCTGCGGCTGCTTGCCGTACTCAGACCCGGCCCGCTGCCGCGCGTCTGGCAGATGTGA
- a CDS encoding urease subunit gamma — translation MNLTPREKDKLLVSLAAMVARGRLARGVKLNHPEAVALITDFVVEGARDGRSVADLMEAGAHVITAEQCMKGIPEMIHSVQVEATFPDGTKLVTVHHPIR, via the coding sequence ATGAACCTGACGCCCCGTGAAAAGGACAAGCTGCTGGTCAGTCTCGCCGCCATGGTGGCGCGAGGCCGTCTGGCCCGCGGCGTAAAGCTTAACCATCCCGAAGCAGTGGCCCTGATCACCGATTTCGTGGTTGAAGGTGCGCGCGACGGCCGGTCCGTGGCCGACCTGATGGAAGCTGGCGCTCATGTGATCACAGCCGAGCAATGCATGAAAGGCATCCCAGAGATGATCCATTCCGTGCAGGTAGAGGCAACGTTCCCCGACGGCACCAAGCTCGTGACCGTTCACCACCCTATCCGTTGA